The following coding sequences lie in one Panicum virgatum strain AP13 chromosome 6N, P.virgatum_v5, whole genome shotgun sequence genomic window:
- the LOC120680077 gene encoding uncharacterized protein LOC120680077: protein MRNRGMTTPGSMARATGLTIMLISASIGMNSGAGGVVGLILSFMGILAGANLIAAGVRMANDPAARMGPAVSDLVAQTGQVPLSHVRPVGDRPDLASVDKESGAGIPLIDLNKLDGPERRTVVEAIGRACESGGFFMRNRGMTTPGSMARATGLTIMLISASIGMNSGAGGVVGLILSFMGILAGANLIAVGVRMANDPAARMGPAVFAGASALAAFLRRHLPVVGLVIASCAVAAVSGGDAGPVLCFGMSALLVLGLSLTTIGILGQ from the exons ATG CGAAACAGGGGGATGACCACTCCGGGGAGCATGGCGAGGGCCACCGGCCTGACCATCATGCTGATTTCTGCCAGCATCGGAATGaactccggcgccggcggcgtcgtaGGCTTAATCCTCAGCTTCATGGGCATTCTCGCCGGCGCTAACCtcatcgccgccggcgtccggaTGGCCAACGACCCAGCAGCTCGCATGGGCCCCGCTGTCAGCGATCTAGTGGCGCAGACGGGGCAAGTCCCATTGAGCCACGTCAGGCCTGTCGGAGACCGCCCGGACCTCGCGAGCGTCGACAAAGAGTCCGGCGCCGGGATCCCGCTCATCGACCTCAACAAGCTCGACGGGCCGGAGCGCCGCACGGTGGTGGAGGCCATCGGCAGGGCTTGCGAGTCCGGCGGCTTCTTCATG CGAAACAGGGGGATGACCACTCCGGGGAGCATGGCGAGGGCCACCGGCCTGACCATCATGCTGATTTCTGCCAGCATCGGAATGaactccggcgccggcggcgtcgtaGGCTTAATCCTCAGCTTCATGGGCATTCTCGCCGGCGCTAACCTCATCGCCGTCGGCGTCCGGATGGCCAACGACCCAGCAGCTCGCATGGGCCCCGCGGTCTTCGCCGGTGCAAGTGCTCTTGCAGCGTTCCTGCGCCGCCATCTCCCTGTCGTGGGGCTCGTAATTGCTtcctgcgccgtcgccgcggtcTCCGGCGGCGATGCAGGCCCGGTGCTCTGCTTCGGCATGTCTGCTCTGCTCGTGCTCGGGCTCTCCCTGACCACTATCGGAATTCTCGGCCAATAG